The Phyllopteryx taeniolatus isolate TA_2022b chromosome 13, UOR_Ptae_1.2, whole genome shotgun sequence nucleotide sequence TATATGATCAAtgatatgattaaaaaaacaaaacaaaaaaaatagttgcacatacaaagtcaagtcaaattaATTTGAGAGGGAGACCTTTGACCTTTAACTGATCCCTGATGATCAATTACATACaacaatgcaaactacacaatgtATATTGgcacaacaagaaaaacaatgacACTGTGATTCagaagttaaaaacaagatattgGTATTTGGTCTTTTGGATGTGTGTTTACTGTGCATAAAACACCTGCATAGCCCCAAATACAATCACAATTTGTCTAATTTATGTCATTCTGAAATATGTAGATTACACTTCTAACCTAGCAGCTACAAGAGCTCTAAACATGACTGCAGCATCTGTACAGCCTGTACCTTTTGTTTGGCTCTTCTGCTCAGCCAGACTGACATTTTTGCATGACCAATGAGGAAATTTACTTTGGTTACAGACTGGTCTACAacttctccaaaaccttcaagCAAAGGTTACAGCAGAGAGAAAAGGGGACATAGTCTAGGACAACTGAACTGTAGGTGAAGCAGAGTTTCTTCACGATGACAAAACAGACAGTGACTCTCAGCCTAAGGGTTTATATGTGCCACTTGCCTTTTTATGGCCacaaccccaccaccaccctaCACTGAAGATCAGCATTGTGTTGCTCCATGGGGGATTTGTACATAGACCTCAAGCTTGCCCTTAGGAGATGATCCTGGCATGAAAACACCCACCCAACTCGACTGCCGTACACCGATCAGTGATGTTCTGTTATGAATCTTCTCAGACACCATATACAGGGCCATATTTGACATCTCTGCTAAGTCCAGTAGTGCTGGTGTTTTTAAAAGAGAGGAAGGTACCATCTTCCTGCTCCTTCACTGCAGCACAGTTACAGATGGAATTTCAGGCCGTAGCACTGGTTGATCCATAGTTGTCTCTTCCCTAAGTGCTTCTCTGAATAAACCACGTAGGGCATCGGTCACTTGCAATACTTTTCTATTAAGCGAGTTGATATAATACCAGTCTTTTGCCACAGTGTAGCAACTGCTTTACACTATATTTCTGATCTTAAATCAGATTGAACGTGAGTTCACCTACAATAAACGCTTTTATCATACTGTCAGAGCTGAGTATCCTGCATCATTTCAAGGAGTTACAAAATAGGGGCTCCTCCCCAATACGGCCATACCATTTGGAGCAGTCTCTCTGGACTTTTAAAACTGTTCACTATGCTCTGAGAACAGAGTGATAAAAAGAGCTGGTCGTAGTTCATTCCATCTAGTTCCAGAAGAAACAGGTACCTATCATAGCTCAAGTTCATTTATTTGCAAAGCAGCACAGATGCTATTTCACTACAAAGCTGTCATTTATGGCAAAGCAATTGCTGTATAGTTAGAAGTTGATAAGCTGTAACTTGACTGCAGAGGTGGATCAGGCCCTCACCGCCTTCCACCACAGGTAAGGATCTGGTCCAGTGATGACCTCCCCAGAAGAGGAGAGATCGTTACTGCCTCTTTTGTATCCCTGTCAGGATAGTGTCTGAAGGTTTAACAACTTTAATCTGGTGCCAGAACATCGACTCAGTGAGATTGTTAACAACCAAAATAGTCCCCCTGTATAACAGGCCGGATCCATGACCACCTATCTTGCCAGCAAGATCTAGTCATCTTTCAGGATCTGTCTCTTTTTAGCTGTCCCACTCTGCCCACAAAGTGTGGGGAATTTCCATCTCCTATCTCGGGAGAATAAATTCCATTCAGGAGGTGTGTGGGTACTTTGGTCGACCCATTTGCAACCTCTGACATTCTAAAGTATAACGATAGTCGCTCAAATgtgataaaatactgtatatacacacgaTGTTTAAAGCAGTGACAAATATATACTATAAAACAGCAGTTGCTGAGATTTTTAattagtgtatttaaaaaaatgctgtttgaTATTTTACAGATGCATACACAGATGAAGACTTGATGCTTTACTGGAAAAGCGGTGATGAGTCCCTAAGTACTGATGATCGTATTTCGTTATCACAGTTCCTTATCCAGAAGTTCCACACTACATCTCGTTTGGCCTTCTACAGCAGCACAGGTAACTCAAGAATattgtaatgcaaaaaaaatggaaattagtCTTGTTTTCTGTAACCCGAATGCagattttaacagatttttccCAAAATGACATGCATGATACACTTAAATtttggttttattgtttttagtgcTTCTGATACTGATACAACACACGAAATGCCTAAATATCAGCCCTCACAGATAGCtgacataaataaatcaaacgTGTGTCATGAATAAGCAGTTAGTGTAATTTATGTCAAATATATGTTATTTGTCAATACCCCACTCAGTGCATTTTAGTGTTTAAACAAATCGGACTGTGATTACAAAATACGGCCGATGTTAAACATAGCTACAGGGaataacacaataataaagatTTGAGGAATTACAGGTTACTGTCTAACAATGGCAATAATGTTTAATAACGAAATATTTTTGTGTCGTAAACTGCAACCATGTTTGAAAAGCACATCATAGAGTAAGCGAACTGTGTGTCAGTGAAGAAGTCACAAAGGCACAATTCTAAGCTTAGCATCCACATTATCGTCTCCAAAAAATACTGCATTATTACAATATCATTTGTAGAAAATACATGGAgggcaaaatgtttttctgcattttgTAAGGTGTTTTAGGGGAGAACTGATCGCATGTTGTTTTCTCAAAAAAGGCACAattaacaaaagcaaaactgtcACAATTTTAGCCATGTACCACATACAACAACTCCTCACTGGGGCATGAGTTTCTATATTGTTTATTCTTGTACATCGAACTGAGCTATACTCTCACTGTCTTTTCAGGCTGGTACAATCGCCTGTACATCAACTTCACGCTGAGACGCCACATCTTCTTCTTTCTGCTGCAGACATATTTTCCTGCCACACTAATGGTCATGCTATCATGGGTGTCATTTTGGATTGACCGGCGGGCTGTGCCAGCCAGAGTTTCCTTGGGTAATAAAATCCTCCTTTAAAGTTGGGATCCTGAATAGGTACAATAACTTGACAGCTAGGTGATCACTGGTTTGTGGGTAGTTCACCAAAGGGAATATGTGTGCTTTGTAGGCTTTTCAACTCCAGCTTCATTTGGGGCCAACGTCAGTTCTATCCTTTAGCCCTCAATCTACCCCTTAGCCCTTGGTTTTGTGTGTTCAGGACTAGTGATATGCAGGGCCGGGTCTAGACCCCCTGGACTCCCCAAGCAAGACAGACCACGACACCCCCCACTACCTGAGGAGAAATAAGACTTCAATAGGGGGCCCCATTTGTGAGATTCCCAAATCCCGACATGTCATTGCAGTATTTACCGGGGGTTCCAGTTGTCTTTGACATTGATTAATATCAGACATTTCTCTGGGCCCCTTACTAGCCAGCAACAACTAGTGAGGGGGCTTATGTTGGGGATTTGTGACATGTTATCATTGCAGTGTCTAAAATAGTGCCATTGGTTTGTCATTAATATGAGAGGAGTAGCCATCATTTCAGAAGTGGGTGGTGCAAATTGTTCAGGAGGAAACAAACTTTTACGAGCCGATGATCATCCACTCTGATTCAACTGTTCCTCTGTCTAGAGGCCAGTCTGTCTAAAGCAAAAGTAGCCAGTTAATTAAAAGTCCAATGGCAACACAgaaaaatttgtaaaatatggtTCGTTCCCTGATGTCTCGTTAAGTGCAGCTGGTTTGGTCCAACGATTTGCCtggaaatttaaaacattttattcatttgtctcTGCAGGGCAATTGCTGTATACAAATTAGTTGCCTTACCCCAGAAATTAGTTGGGTtccaatatatttgttttataaatcCAAACTATTCCTCTTTTGCTGTGgctcaacattttaaaaacacatcagATTTGATGGTTTGGTCTCAGACTTTGCCAAAAAAGTGGATCTCTTTCATAAATGTGAGAATGaaattgcatttaaatgtgCAAAACTGTGAACTCTATTGTGACGGGCCAGGAGTTCAGTACCTCTAAAACTCTGATCCTACAAATGCCGCTGGATGCTAAGTAATACCACTATAGGCTACCTGGATATCTTCTCACCTATAAATCCATGCTGACTGAAGTTTGGCATACCTGACCTTTATTAAAGGGCTGTTGGATCATATTACATCATCTGATGTAAATGAGCGTGTTATTAAATCCAGTAAGATAGCACACTGTGTATCTGGTTGGGTATGACATTTCAAAACATGAGGTAATGTTATGGATCTTCTGTCTAGGTATCACCACTGTGCTAACTATGTCCACCATCATCACTGGTGTGAATGCATCTATGCCTCGGGTATCGTACATCAAGGCAGTGGACATTTACCTCTGGGTcagctttgtttttgtcttcttatcTGTGTTGGAGTATGCTGCGGTCAACTACCTGTCCACTGTCCAGGACCGTCGGGAACGTAAAATGAGAGAACGGGCACGATCCCAGGTAGGTTTGTTTCTCCTGGTTGTTTGACATTATGAGAAAGTCTCCTATCTTTTCCCTACACTCTATTGTAAGGACAAATCTCCGACTCTCTCCTGTCAACCGCATAGAAAACAAGAGCAGCAATTGAAACTGAGGTTTACGGAGCAAGAACTGTTTTTTTCACAGTATTTTACAGCAAGTAGTGGTTTTTGACATGCACTGTATTCAGGGGTACACATAACCtttttggtctggttctcatTTGAGAATGTTATTTGGTCCTCATCCTTTTCCGAACTGACATTATTTAACACAGCTCACAGAATGGTATGATGATGACCAGTAAATCATAGGGGTCATTTGAGAGACAGACCACCCCGTATCTGCATCTGAGAAAGCGAGATAAAGAACTCGTAAGCACAGTGAAAACATAGATTTCAATCCAAGCACTATTAAAATAGAGCCattaattaatatattaatGTTGTTTGTACCTCTAGTCCTTGTCATGGTCCAACTCAGATTCGCGGAATGGCACGCTACCTTTTTTGATGGATAAAAGCTAGGATATCTGACGTCTTGACTTTTGCATTTTGTATAAAGGCTTTTTGTGTTcatctatatttttttgcaattcaaataacaaattgcaaaattttTGAGTTACTCTGTATTacgtattattttaaaatattaggGATTTTCAATGAAgtattttctacaaaaaaaagtgtcagtgTAAGTTTGcatttgtattgttattaacCTCACGTATTGAcatattttctcattaaattatTGCATGTTTCTTTCCTAATAGTCACTGCCCTGCACATGTGGCATTTCCCAAACAAGAACCATGGCAATGTTAGATGGGACCTACAGCGAGGCCGACACCAACAGTCTTGCCGGCTACACTGAAGAGCCCATGGTGCCCGAGGAGGAGCAGGAAGAAATCCATGACGTTTCAGAAAAACCAGAACATATGGTGGTTCATCTGTCAGTGAGCAGTGAGTCGACCAcgaccaagaagaagaagagcctaCGTACCCTGAACATCATCCAAAACACGCATGCCATTGACAAATACTCCCGTATGATTTTCCCTGGGTCGTACATTTTCTTCAACCTTATCTATTGGTCTGTCTACTGCTGAACACACACCTGATTTAGGTCTACAGTCATAGAAATTGTTACACAGACAGATTACATGCtgcattaaatattaaatttccCAACTAATTAGAAATGACTCTTGGATCATATGTCTGGTGCTTGAGGTCGTGGACAGTTTctgaacaaaacacaaaacatttgtgcTAAAAGTTACAGAACGATGTACATTAAATTGGTGCTATATAATAACTCTTATTATTTTGTCTTATTAATCTGGTGGGTATAATGTAGTCTGAAGTGTTGAGATTCTTttctggattgttttttttttttaaaggaatttgCAACTCTTATTTCACATATAGTACTTGCAACAGGTTGTGAGATGTCATAAGTATTGTGATATGGTTATTATATCCTTATTGTTCTCGTGTGCTGAAACAAAGAGGTATTTTGCTTATCTCTAAGTAAGGATTGTGCCAGAATTGGGAACATTTACAGGGTTCTAACAAAGTAGATGCAATTATTTCATAGGCATATGAGGGTTGAAATGaatgggaggtctgaaagttGGGTGTTATTACAATCTgtctgttccaattctagccaaacCTGAGGTTTTTCGTTAGGGTTTACCCATTTGATGAGGTTTTGTAAACTGCCAAACCAGATAACAATACCTAGTTAGGTAAGTAAGTTCGGTGCATCCAGTCCCccttaaaatttgtttttaaagagtgattctgtttttgttgttgctgttagataaaaaagtattttggcgCAGTCCCATGTTTGGGACTACTTAAACGTGAATTGGAATGGGATCATTGAAACTAAATCGTTGAACTTTtaatttgtactgtattttacctATGACATGGTAACAAATATCTCTGACAAAATCATGAAGCTCGCTCAACAGTGAAATCTATTATACACACAGGAATTCTGGATGTTCTGAAGCAGCATTAAGAGGTACTGAAACAGGATTTTATTGATTTCCTGAGCAAAGTGTGATGTCTGAATGCTGTGTTTTTGAGTGGACTTCTGCCAGCAGTACGACAAGGATAGGAACACTCCAGCAGATTATTGATGTTAAAGAGATGGCTAAATGATGTGTGTACTGCTCAATCAATGAACTCAATTTTTGGGGAACGCAAGCACCTTTACAAGGCAGATGATATCTGTCTAAATAAACAAGGGGTGAAATTACTGACTTCCaatattttttactgtgtgCGTCACCCAACGACACCAACCAAAACCAAGAGACAAAATAATGCGGAACAACAGACAAGACAGCACTCCGATGGACAGCAGATGCAGAAGCAAGCTTCAACTTCACCCAAACAAATGGAGTCTTCCCCATCACTGCCAACCCCGGGAGGTACAACAAGAGGAGTCAACCTCAAAGCCCAAAACAAGACTCCGTATTTTACCAATTTTCACCACCCCATTCCTTTTCCAGCTCACCCAGTCCGAATGATTCTCCTGAATTTCACTGAGAAccttgtcaatattggaattcAACTCACACCCCGTCCATCTCCTATAGTCTCAACCCTTAACCTTCTTCATCGTTCAGCACCTCCTATTCCACTACGCAcaaaacaaccatccatccaagGTCGTCAAGCCAGCTCTCTGTTCATGAAAAATCCTAACTGTGAGTCCTGGGTCCAGGCTGCAATGCTGATATCAACAATGATTTTCCCCAGAATAAGTCAGGGCCCGATGGAGTTCAGGAGGAATTTTCTATgagaaacaaagaaagtagagctACAAAGCTAAGTGAGTGTAGCATTTCAACCTTACAACAAACCAGTGTCCCTTGTTATCTCTGCAACGGTAGCTCTATTCACTTTTTAGTCGTCAgaggagactttaacattcatattGTGGGACATGGACATGGAATGCCTCAAATGCTGCCTTTGTattgtctttttctcttttcactTTGTTGGTTGAtcctatttttgttgttgtaattgtgaatattgctgctgtggcgatctaatttccctcacaggatgaataaaatatctatctatctatctatctatctatctatctatctatctatctatctatctttctgtctgtctattggatcactggttaacaaattactgttaattaatgacatcattatgaCTTATGATTGAGACATTTTACTCTGAAGCTATAGCACCAGTCTTAATGAGGTAGCACCAACAATTTTTAGTTGCACAAGTGTcgaatgggtaaaaaaaaaaaaaagggggcggggggtggatTTGCTCACTccagtttaaaatgtttatttcagtgtaaacaaaaaaagttatactgggtgatttcaGCTTTTTTGAATATCTGTTGTTTGTAAAAGGTGAGCtaaaggtttttgttttaataatttatagacctgcAAGAtgcaaattaaaattaatagAGGCATTTGCAGAACAGCTGTCATTTATCTGCACTGACAACAACGTTTTAGTCATAACAGGAGACTTTTACATTCATGTTAATaataacatggggaaaaaatagcAAAGAACGCTCTGCTGTTTTTGGCCTCTCAAGTGAAAAgccctacacacacactcaaggcCACACTCTAGACCTGGCAATCTGTAACGATGTTGACAATTTATCAGTTGACATTTAGGACTTAGTGATTTTTCATCCTATCTGTGTGTTCTCAAAATGTTCAGGTAACCTACATAAATGAGAACACCAGCGCTAAGTTTATGGAAATCATAGCTGTATCACCAACTGTGAATCCAGACAGTTGATCAAATTCTGGATAAATTCACATCGGAAAGCTCCTATGTCTTGGATGCTGTTGCTCCTATTAAAAGTAAAACAGCCTTGAGCTAACCTAAAACACCATGGAGGAGCACCATGATGGTAATGGCCTTGAAATCAAAATGCAGGAAAGCAGTGCAttagtggagaaaaactaaactccaaatttacTTTGACCTCTATAGACCTCTTTTCTGAAACCATTAGTAAGAATCTCAACAATACTCTCATTCTGTTTGCTGTAGTTGATTAAGCTCACTAATCCCTCTCAACcgataaatgtaataaattagCTTGCCAgtttaatgaaaaaatacataccgtacatgcatccatccatccattttctgagccgcttctcctcactagggtcgcgggcgtgctggagcctatcccagctgtcatcgggcaggaggcggggtacaccctgaactggttgccagccaatcgcagggcacataggaacaaacaaccattcgcactcatgcctacgggcaatttagagtctccaattcatgcatgtttttgggatgtgggaggaaaccggagtgcccggagaaaacccacacaggcacggggagaacatgcaaactccacacaggcggggccggggattgaacccaggtcctcagaactgtgaggctgacgctctaaccagtcgccaccgtgcATCAGGTCAAATATTTCTAATGATAAAATGATGCAACACCCAAAATCACCCATGAATAACTcaattaccatgtcagaatttgataccgTTGACACATCAGACCtgagtcaagaaatgtggaagaagggggaaagatagatagatagatagatagatagatagatagatagatagatagatagatagatagacagacagacagacagacagacacacacacacacagagacagtgggtacggaaagtattcagaccccctaaacccctttgttatattgcagccatttgctaaaatcctttaaattcaattttttcctcattaacgtacacgcagcaccccatattgacagaaaaaaaacggaattgttgaaatatttgcaaatttattaaaaaagataaactgaaatatcacacagccataagtatttagaccctttgctctgtatttagtagaagcacccttttgagctaatacagccatgagtctttttggcaatgatgcaagtttttcacacctgcatttggggatctgccattcctccttgcagatgctctccagttctgtcaggttggatggtgaacgttggtggacagccattttcaggtctctccagagatgctcaattgggtttaagttaaGGCTCTGCCTGGGCCAATCGAGAACAggcacggagttgttctgaagccattgCTTCATTATTTTTgcgtcctcgagggtgcatgggagttcgctcaaccagtctacatgtcttttgtggacttggagaaggcgttcgaccatgtccctcggggagtcctatggggggtgcttcggcagTATggataccgaaccccctgatacaggctgctCGGTCGCTGTACGACCGGTgtgagagtttggtccgcattgccggcagtaagtcagactcgtttccagtgagggttggactccgtcaagggttccctttgtcaccgattctgttcgtaacttttatggacagaatttctaggcgcagccgaggcatataggggtccggtttggtggcctcactattgcctctctgctttttgcaaatgatgtgatTGAATttgccggctccgtcgaagactaagcccagccgcgcacaggcaagGTAAACTTTCTGGTGTTTGGACGCCACTCTGTATTTGGGAACTTGTCGACAGTCAGCCAGCCAATTGGGCTTTTCTTGGTCCTCGCAAAAGTCGCAACTTGTTCAACTGCtttcttgtcaaaatggctcaatATTGGGCGTATGATTCCAAACAACCTTTTTGACGCggtttcttcttgtcttgctgtgttatcatgtgtgccaatgggcctccacctctgacggctgggcctccaccaccaccgacggctgggcctccaccaccaccgacggctgggcctcctccaccaccgacggctgggtctccaccaccaccaccgacggctgggcctccaccaccaccaccgacggctgggcctccaccaccaccaccgacggcttgGCCTCGACCACCACCACCGaaggctgggcctccaccaccaccaccgacggctgggcctccaccaccaccaccaccgacggctgggcctccaccaccaccaccgacggctgggcctccaccaccaccgaccgctgggcctccaccaccaccaccaccgacggctgggcctccaccaccaccactgacggctgatgcggaagctggcagcgtaaagctatatgcaaacattgccaataaaagaaacaaaccccgcaatactaaagaaccggaaatggagggcgttccaaaccgttaatttgtgcacacttaaatatacgaagcattttaacgaaaagtgatcaggtcaatcaccttctcactgactcaaatattgacttcctctgcctatctgagacatggctccatgaatcttcgccctcagcaatactatctgtacctggttataaaatgtttagaaacgacagacagggttctaagggaggaggtgttatgatttatgccaaggacacttttaattgtaatgaaatacatgttacagatgagaatggattagaatttcttggactaactgtttctttgtcacagcaaatgtcttttattcttgtagttatttataggcctccctcatcaaatgccgctttctatgaaaagctggaaatgttactgaaacaactcaatcttgcaaaagaggtgataataatgggtgacctaaatgttaattgggaagttaacaaagttaggaaaaaattgaaaagggttatggatgatatggatatgactcaggttattaatggccctacgagaattacaaactccacccgaactcagattgatctagcctttactaataggccagaaaggatcttgaagccatacaatatgctcacaggattgtctgatcacaatcttataatggtcacaagaaaattaaataaaaagcgcttcaaacccttggccaccactgaatccaataggataccaaaacatgaacaacaaaatttccaagattctatccaagaagtaaactgggatgtattactcgctggtaaaaatttagatgaggattgttctaaatttgccaacaaaatacaagaaattattatacaatttacacggataattaaactaaaagctaggaAGAATGGCCTgtcttggttaaacacatttattctgaaactgatgaaagaacgcgatcattccttgaagttgtcggtcaaatcaggatacaatagacagcactttatttcactgagaaatagggtagtgaaagaaataagaaaatcgaaagctgactttttcattactgctctgaatagtgtgaagggaaattcaaaaataacctggaattatattaaaaaactattgggtgatacacaaaataacaaaacaaaactaatgcaaattaaattaaatggaaacatcctgacggaacctcaagtgatggctaatccttttaacaactacttcattgaatctgtgtcagaaatctcttcttagtttgcagtaaaacaaaggaaggaataccctgcattgtctgcaacgcagttctttactattacaaatattactgagaccaaagttatcgatttaattca carries:
- the gabrr2a gene encoding gamma-aminobutyric acid receptor subunit rho-2a; its protein translation is MFNLTKPLILLLCLLITGECRKSGHRERSWTGTVETQKHGTSLAKKPPDVTKSRKMKTEHLIKVDNHDFTMRPAFGGPAIPVGVDVQVESLDSISEVDMDFTMTLYLRHYWKDERLSFTSSTNKSMTFDGRLVKKIWVPDVFFVHSKRSFIHDTTTDNIMLRVFPDGHVLYSLRVTVTAACNMDFSRFPLDSQTCTLELESYAYTDEDLMLYWKSGDESLSTDDRISLSQFLIQKFHTTSRLAFYSSTGWYNRLYINFTLRRHIFFFLLQTYFPATLMVMLSWVSFWIDRRAVPARVSLGITTVLTMSTIITGVNASMPRVSYIKAVDIYLWVSFVFVFLSVLEYAAVNYLSTVQDRRERKMRERARSQSLPCTCGISQTRTMAMLDGTYSEADTNSLAGYTEEPMVPEEEQEEIHDVSEKPEHMVVHLSVSSESTTTKKKKSLRTLNIIQNTHAIDKYSRMIFPGSYIFFNLIYWSVYC